In Brettanomyces bruxellensis chromosome 8, complete sequence, a genomic segment contains:
- a CDS encoding uncharacterized protein (BUSCO:EOG09260UA2) — protein sequence MIIRFRSKDGVFRVSAEPSTKFGDLIQQVCPKLSSSVNLDTIKVSSDPRHTDEISASAYHDKTAADLGLENGAMLFLTYANTTAGSGHGVPSTPFSKVAGTGTSISGKSDNTSMKTVPINSTRTVSKQLEIDDELDKDKGLIKRKKTQLCRHNDRGMCEYCSPLPPWDKSYQQEHNIKHISFHAYVDEMNAQINKEESLSSYITPLHDSNFEIDRHCTNGHEPWPKGICSKCQPSAISLQIQKFRMVDHVEFQDSEIVNNFINAWRLSGMQRIGLMFGSYARYDKVPLGIKAKVQTIYELPQVDREDGVMLQKWDDEDKVLKLASELNLVPVGIIFTDLMDAGKGDGSVICKRHKSSFFLSSLELIFAVKWQLKFPNICHWSSSGKFSSKFVTCVISGNPSGEIDMEAYQASESAEGLVKADLISPSTHPSQVFVNEQNDKRYVPDIMYNMVNEYGLEVKKNGKPTFPVEYLLVSLTHGFPEKSSPFFKDTEKFPIENRNYIDEVPTMSDIKEHFNIPNDPAVFISRLSNFHLLNYILDNLQVLGAKDRELILKIVKELGDGESEKSKTDAFALLESPGWKSLKMIVDMGY from the coding sequence ATGATTATCAGATTTAGGAGCAAAGATGGTGTTTTTAGAGTTTCAGCAGAGCCCTCCACAAAGTTTGGAGATCTTATACAACAAGTTTGTCCCAAATTGTCATCAAGTGTCAACTTGGATACAATCAAAGTCTCATCTGATCCAAGACATACGGATGAAATAAGTGCAAGTGCGTATCATGATAAGACCGCTGCAGATTTGGGGTTGGAGAATGGTGCAATGTTGTTTCTTACGTATGCAAACACAACTGCTGGATCAGGCCATGGTGTTCCATCCACTCCATTCTCAAAAGTCGCAGGTACCGGAACAAGCATCAGTGGCAAATCTGATAATACTTCCATGAAAACAGTCCCAATCAATTCTACGAGAACTGTTAGCAAGCAACTAGAGATAGATGACGAATTGGATAAGGATAAAGGCttgataaaaaggaaaaagacaCAATTGTGTCGTCATAACGATAGGGGAATGTGCGAGTATTGCTCCCCACTTCCACCCTGGGATAAATCATATCAACAGGAACATAATATTAAGCACATCTCTTTCCATGCATATGTGGACGAGATGAATGCGCAAAtcaataaagaagaatcaTTATCATCGTACATCACACCTCTACACGACTCGAACTTTGAAATTGATAGGCATTGCACGAATGGCCATGAACCCTGGCCAAAGGGAATATGTTCTAAGTGTCAGCCCTCAGCAATTTCTTTGCAGATCCAGAAATTCCGGATGGTTGATCATGTCGAATTTCAAGATAGTGAAATTGTGAACAACTTTATAAATGCCTGGCGTCTTTCTGGAATGCAGCGTATTGGCTTGATGTTCGGTTCGTATGCAAGATATGACAAAGTTCCTTTGGGAATAAAAGCTAAAGTTCAAACTATTTATGAACTTCCACAAGTGGATAGAGAAGATGGTGTTATGCTACAGAAATGggatgatgaggataaaGTATTGAAACTAGCCAGTGAATTAAATTTGGTTCCTGTTGGTATTATCTTCACAGACCTAATGGATGCCGGAAAAGGTGACGGCTCGGTTATATGCAAAAGACATAAATcgtctttctttctttcgtCGTTAGAACTAATATTTGCCGTCAAATGGCAGCTTAAGTTCCCAAACATATGCCATTGGTCTTCATCTGGAAAGTTCTCGTCAAAGTTCGTTACATGTGTGATATCCGGAAATCCAAGTGGCGAAATAGACATGGAAGCTTATCAGGCTTCTGAGAGTGCTGAGGGTTTAGTGAAAGCAGATCTCATCTCGCCATCGACACATCCTAGTCAGGTGTTTGTTAATGAGCAGAATGATAAGCGTTATGTTCCCGACATTATGTACAACATGGTGAACGAATATGGACTagaagtgaaaaagaatggtAAGCCAACTTTCCCTGTGGAATATTTGTTGGTTTCATTGACTCATGGATTCCCTGAAAAGTCTTCACCATTCTTCAAAGACACAGAAAAGTTCCCTATCGAGAATCGTAATTATATCGATGAAGTTCCTACAATGTCAGATATTAAGGAGCATTTCAATATTCCAAACGATCCTGCCGTGTTCATTTCCAGACTTAGCAATTTCCATCTTCTCAATTACATTCTTGATAATTTGCAGGTTCTTGGAGCAAAGGACAGAGAGTTGATCTTGAAAATTGTGAAAGAACTAGGAGATGGAGAGTCCGAAAAAAGTAAAACCGATGCCTTTGCTTTGCTAGAATCCCCAGGTTGGAAATCTTTAAAGATGATTGTCGATATGGGTTATTAA